The Sesamum indicum cultivar Zhongzhi No. 13 linkage group LG2, S_indicum_v1.0, whole genome shotgun sequence genome contains a region encoding:
- the LOC105176842 gene encoding transcription termination factor MTERF2, chloroplastic-like, which translates to MMIPLVRKSLTCLFFENSSFLRQSHASLSHYFSTKTENQTVDARKVSDFLLHKHHFSPEAASQVASVLTRLKNPEKSDSVLSFLKESGFSGTQVEKVVKYRPEFLSANLETIIKPKIKVFQDFGFSADEIAEIVSKEPLVLHCSMKNRLIPSLAVLKGLLGSNVEVAKVLKTSGWFLVIDLEKTLVPNVEFLKSCGISIEQIIRLMPIFPRFFLHKPKIMRKFVEKADEMGVDRSSGMFIYAVRVVSSMNKETWELKMKIFQNLGFSEDDILRVFRSAPMVFSVSEKKIKQIIEVLLENGKYDMSCIISNPTSLMYSVENRYKPRLQVLEALEKRNLLKNWPGFGTMHIMSDKKFFEKFVAPYLDEVGKIYTAKSVQKRR; encoded by the coding sequence atgatgATTCCACTCGTACGCAAGAGTCTAACTTGTTTGTTTTTCGAGAATTCCTCTTTTCTGCGCCAATCGCATGCTTCTCTGTCTCATTATTTCTCTACCAAGACGGAAAACCAAACTGTAGATGCCCGCAAAGTTTCTGATTTCTTGTTGCACAAGCACCATTTCTCTCCTGAAGCGGCTTCTCAAGTTGCCTCTGTTTTGACTAGGCTTAAGAACCCAGAGAAATCTGATTCAGTTCTGTCATTCCTCAAAGAGAGTGGATTTTCGGGCACCCAAGTGGAGAAAGTAGTGAAATATAGGCCTGAGTTCCTCTCGGCAAATCTGGAGACAATTATCAAGCCCAAAATTAAGGTTTTCCAAGATTTCGGCTTCTCTGCGGATGAGATTGCTGAGATTGTTTCAAAAGAACCGTTGGTTCTGCATTGTAGCATGAAAAACAGACTCATCCCTTCGTTAGCTGTGCTGAAGGGCCTGTTGGGATCCAATGTTGAAGTGGCTAAGGTTTTGAAGACTTCTGGGTGGTTCTTGGTAATAGATTTAGAAAAGACATTGGTGCCAAATGTTGAATTCTTGAAAAGCTGTGGCATATCAATTGAGCAGATTATTAGGCTCATGCCTATATTCCCAAGGTTTTTCTTGCACAAGCCGAAAATAATGAggaaatttgttgaaaagGCTGATGAGATGGGTGTTGATAGGAGTTCCGGTATGTTTATCTATGCTGTTCGGGTAGTTAGTTCGATGAACAAGGAGACTTGGGAACTCAAGATGAAGATATTCCAGAATTTGGGCTTCTCAGAAGATGACATATTAAGAGTGTTCAGGAGTGCGCCTATGGTGTTTTCTGTGTCGGAGAAGAAGATAAAGCAGATAATAGAGGTTTTGCTTGAGAATGGAAAGTATGATATGTCGTGTATTATCAGCAACCCAACTTCACTTATGTACAGCGTTGAGAATAGGTATAAGCCGAGGCTGCAAGTCTTAGAGGCTTTGGAAAAGAGGAATCTGCTTAAAAATTGGCCTGGTTTTGGTACAATGCACATTATGTCAGACAAGAAgttctttgagaaatttgttGCCCCTTATTTAGATGAAGTTGGCAAAATATACACTGCAAAGAGTGTACAAAAGCGGAGATGA
- the LOC105177774 gene encoding uncharacterized protein LOC105177774, producing the protein MKKGPFTSTLAPYPPGDVEQLMGLAQKYINEEEMNAMKDSERREREQVFRRPYDTTEDGGSKPKQEKPREPKYQPKFHCERGHNTEECFQLKDEIERLVRQGYFRDRVPPNCKISKDEARRSRSRSRDRNPCPSRADKAPMNKNNEPTKGVIYTIAGGSSVGDSSRTRKRYARTLGSRREREFVLKVEAEEAISFDSSDKPRESGDMNDPMVVRLDIANFTIPKMLIDSGSSADIIFKNVVDKMGLENAHLEPVKTPLVGFEGSEVASLGTIELPVSMGEEPKRKTLMVKFFMVDTPFAYNVILGRPGLNLFKVVISTYHMKMKFPTENGIGEVASDLEARKCYNLSLEGEPNQKKRKIKEDAEPRPYEAEHLKFSNEYKVVQLVPDEPDKTTRIGANMKDGEMAMIEFLRRNVDMFAWRPSDFTGIDPEVCTD; encoded by the exons ATGAAGAAGGGTCCCTTCACATCTACGCTCGCACCCTATCCACCAGGCGATGTTGAACAGTTAATGGGTCTAGCTCAAAAGTACATAAATGAGGAAGAGATGAATGCAATGAAAGATTCTGAGCGGAGAGAGCGCGAGCAGGTGTTTAGACGACCATATGATACCACAGAAGATGGAGGAAGTAagccaaaacaagaaaagcccaGAGAGCCGAAATACCAGCCCAA ATTCCATTGCGAGAGGGGACACAACACGGAGGAATGCTTCCAATTGAAAGATGAGATAGAAAGGTTAGTAAGGCAAGGGTATTTCCGCGATCGGGTTCCCCCAAATTGCAAGATCAGTAAAGACGAGGCAAGGAGGAGCAGGTCGAGGAGTCGAGATCGAAATCCTTGTCCTTCAAGAGCTGACAAGGCCCCTATGAACAAAAACAACGAGCCGACAAAAGGGGTAATCTATACCATTGCAGGAGGATCGAGTGTTGGGGATTCAAGTAGAACGCGAAAGAGATACGCCCGAACTTTAGGatcaagaagagaaagagagtttGTGTTGAAGGTCGAGGCGGAAGAAGCTATCTCTTTCGACAGCTCAGACAAGCCGAGAGAAAGTGGAGACATGAATGACCCGATGGTCGTTAGGTTGGACATCGCGAATTTTACTATTCCTAAAATGCTGATCGATAGTGGGAGCTCAGCCGATATCATATTCAAAAATGTGGTTGATAAGATGGGGTTAGAGAATGCTCACCTCGAGCCAGTAAAGACCCCTTTGGTAGGATTCGAGGGAAGTGAAGTAGCATCGCTGGGCACGATCGAACTGCCAGTATCAATGGGTGAAGAGCCCAAGCGAAAGACGTTGAtggtgaaattttttatggtggaTACCCCATTCGCGTACAATGTGATTTTGGGCAGACCAGGCTTAAATTTGTTCAAAGTTGTCATCTCCACCTATCACATGAAAATGAAGTTCCCTACGGAGAATGGGATAGGAGAAGTAGCCAGCGACCTGGAGGCTCGTAAATGTTACAACCTGTCGCTGGAGGGGGAACCTAAtcagaagaagaggaaaattAAGGAAGATGCTGAACCTCGACCTTATGAAGCAGAACATTTAAAATTCAGCAATGAGTACAAGGTAGTGCAGCTCGTGCCAGATGAGCCAGACAAAACTACCAGAATAGGAGCGAACATGAAGGACGGAGAGATGGCCATGATTGAATTTCTGAGGAGAAATGTGGACATGTTCGCTTGGAGGCCGTCAGACTTTACGGGGATCGACCCTGAGGTGTGCACCGATTGA
- the LOC105176833 gene encoding transcription termination factor MTERF2, chloroplastic-like — MMSLLVRKSLTCLNFKNSSFLRQSHVSLSHYFCTKRETQHVDTPTVSEFLLHKYHFSPEAASQVASVLPRLKNTEKSDSVLSFLKESGFSGTQLEKIVKYKPEFLLANLEKVIKPKIKIFLDFGFSADEIAEIVSKEPLVLHCSVKNRLIPSLSALKGVLGSKVDLAKVLKSSGWILVRDLQKTLVPNVEFLKSCGIPFEQIVRLIPTFPRFFLLKPKIMRKSVEKADQMGVDRSSGMFIYAARVVSSMSNESWELKLKAFRDLGFSEDDILRVFRTAPMVFSVSTKKLKKITEILLETGKYDMSCIMNTPTSLLYSVENRYRPRLQVLEVLEKRNLIKNWPALGTVNLTSDKKFFEKFVAPYLDEVGEIYTGKNVQKGR; from the coding sequence ATGATGAGTCTACTTGTACGCAAGAGTCTaacttgtttgaatttcaagaattccTCTTTTCTCCGTCAATCCCATGTTTCTCTGTCTCATTATTTCTGTACCAAGAGGGAAACCCAACATGTAGATACCCCCACAGTTTCTGAGTTCTTGTTGCACAAGTACCATTTCTCTCCTGAAGCGGCTTCTCAAGTTGCCTCCGTTCTACCTAGGCTTAAGAACACAGAGAAATCCGATTCAGTTCTGTCATTCCTCAAAGAGAGTGGATTTTCGGGCACCCAGTTGGAGAAAATAGTGAAATACAAGCCTGAGTTCCTCTTGGCAAATCTTGAGAAGGTTATCAAGCCCAAAATAAAGATTTTCCTAGATTTCGGCTTTTCAGCTGATGAAATTGCTGAGATTGTCTCGAAAGAACCGTTGGTTCTGCATTGTAGCGTGAAAAACAGACTCATCCCTTCGTTATCTGCGCTGAAGGGCGTTTTGGGATCCAAAGTTGATTTGGCTAAGGTATTGAAGAGCTCTGGGTGGATCTTGGTAAGAGATCTGCAAAAGACTTTGGTACCAAATGTTGAGTTCTTGAAGAGCTGTGGCATACCATTTGAGCAGATTGTTAGGCTCATTCCTACGTTTCCAAGGTTTTTCTTGCTTAAGCCGAAAATTATGAGGAAATCTGTTGAAAAGGCTGATCAGATGGGTGTTGATAGGAGTTCCGGTATGTTTATTTATGCTGCTCGGGTAGTCAGTTCGATGAGCAACGAGAGTTGGGAACTCAAGTTGAAGGCCTTTCGGGATTTGGGCTTCTCGGAAGATGACATATTGAGGGTGTTCAGGACTGCACCTATGGTGTTTTCCGTATCGACGAAGAAGCTAAAGAAGATAACTGAGATTTTGCTTGAGACTGGGAAGTATGACATGTCGTGTATTATGAACACCCCAACTTCATTGTTGTACAGTGTCGAGAATAGGTACAGGCCGCGGCTGCAAGTCTTGGAGGTTTTAGAAAAGAGGAATCTGATTAAAAATTGGCCTGCTCTTGGTACAGTAAACCTTACATCAGATAAGAAgttctttgagaaatttgttGCCCCTTATTTAGATGAAGTTGGTGAAATATACACTGGAAAGAATGTACAAAAGGGGCGATGA